The Hymenobacter sp. GOD-10R genome includes a window with the following:
- a CDS encoding TolC family protein, which produces MLAALSISITGIHCRRGLLLAAVGLLSQQAAVGQTVPTTPLTLPQVLEVAQTTYPTLRARQAAVEAAAADVRTTRANYLPQITMQAQALNGTSNQVRGAALGGGAIPISGVRPDFSSQTTWTSQAGLAVEWPVLTFGRYQALVQRANTGVAQAQADYEKELFARQVQVADAYLLALVAQKSVALQAANLKRAQALRTVIRAGALSGIRAGIDSSVTNAETSRAQLQLLTSQQQALQQRVRLAGLLGVPTQAIQLDSMQFYTKLPNTAPAISSDTTRLPPILRAYQQRIRASEAQTNALRMNTRPTLSLVGATWGRGSGIGNRAGENGAFAIDPALSAGIPFKAYNYVLGASLSWNVTELWRTKYATAAQQQRVNQAQAEYAQQTLQLQMERQNAVLQLELARQTTKEAPLQLDAAKRAYVQAKARYDAGLDNLVVLTQAAVVLNRAETDQALAVNNLWRALLLRAATNGSLSVLLDQL; this is translated from the coding sequence ATGCTAGCTGCCCTTTCAATAAGTATTACAGGTATTCATTGCCGCCGTGGCCTGCTGCTGGCGGCAGTTGGCTTGCTTAGCCAACAAGCTGCCGTGGGGCAAACCGTGCCGACTACCCCACTTACTCTTCCTCAGGTGCTGGAGGTGGCCCAAACCACTTACCCGACGCTACGGGCGCGCCAAGCCGCCGTGGAAGCCGCCGCAGCCGACGTGCGCACGACGCGCGCCAACTACCTGCCCCAAATAACCATGCAGGCCCAGGCGCTGAATGGCACTTCCAACCAAGTGCGCGGCGCGGCGCTTGGGGGTGGGGCTATTCCTATTTCCGGTGTGCGGCCCGATTTCAGCAGCCAAACCACTTGGACCAGCCAGGCTGGCCTAGCGGTGGAGTGGCCCGTGCTGACCTTTGGGCGCTACCAGGCCCTTGTGCAGCGCGCCAACACCGGCGTTGCGCAGGCCCAGGCCGACTACGAAAAGGAGCTGTTTGCGCGCCAAGTGCAGGTAGCTGATGCGTACTTGTTGGCGCTAGTAGCCCAAAAATCGGTGGCTTTGCAAGCGGCAAACTTGAAACGGGCGCAGGCACTGCGTACCGTTATCCGAGCCGGCGCACTGTCGGGCATCCGGGCTGGTATCGATAGCTCGGTGACCAATGCCGAAACCTCGCGGGCGCAGCTACAGCTGCTGACGAGTCAGCAGCAAGCCTTGCAGCAGCGGGTGCGGCTGGCGGGTTTGCTAGGTGTGCCCACGCAAGCCATTCAGCTCGATTCGATGCAGTTCTATACCAAGCTGCCCAATACGGCACCAGCCATTAGTTCCGACACCACGCGGCTGCCACCGATTTTGCGGGCGTATCAGCAGCGCATTCGGGCCAGCGAAGCCCAAACCAACGCATTGCGCATGAACACGCGCCCAACGTTGTCGTTGGTGGGTGCTACCTGGGGGCGGGGCTCAGGTATCGGCAACCGCGCCGGCGAGAATGGTGCGTTTGCCATTGATCCGGCATTGAGCGCAGGCATTCCTTTTAAGGCCTACAACTACGTGCTAGGTGCGTCTTTGAGCTGGAACGTGACCGAGCTGTGGCGCACGAAATATGCCACCGCCGCCCAACAGCAACGGGTAAACCAAGCCCAGGCTGAGTACGCTCAACAAACGCTACAGCTGCAAATGGAGCGGCAAAACGCCGTGCTGCAACTGGAGCTAGCCCGCCAAACGACCAAAGAAGCACCCTTGCAGCTCGATGCCGCCAAGCGCGCCTACGTGCAAGCCAAAGCCCGCTACGACGCCGGCCTTGACAACCTCGTGGTGCTCACGCAAGCCGCCGTGGTGCTCAACCGCGCCGAAACTGACCAGGCCCTGGCCGTGAACAACCTATGGCGCGCCCTGCTGCTACGCGCCGCTACCAACGGCAGCCTAAGTGTGCTACTGGACCAACTGTAG
- a CDS encoding response regulator transcription factor, which produces MKILLVEDEVSLASFIRKGIESENYELAVAYDGLMGQRLFEQQPYDVVILDVNLPVLNGFELCRYIKQHSPRQAVLMLTALDSLQDKESGFGAGADDYLVKPFVFRELLLRIRALARRSSSYAGQHAVLQVADLEMDTDARIVRRAGQRIELTTREYALLEYLMVNRGKTVSRVDIAEKVWDLHFDTNTNVIDVYVNYLRKKIDKNYDQKLLHTVVGMGYLLQG; this is translated from the coding sequence TTGAAAATTCTCCTCGTTGAAGACGAAGTCAGCCTAGCTTCCTTTATCCGCAAGGGTATTGAAAGCGAAAACTACGAGCTAGCAGTAGCTTACGACGGCCTGATGGGGCAGCGCCTGTTTGAGCAGCAGCCCTACGACGTGGTGATTCTGGACGTGAACCTGCCCGTGCTCAACGGCTTCGAGCTGTGCCGCTACATCAAGCAGCACTCGCCGCGCCAGGCCGTGCTTATGCTCACGGCTCTGGATAGCCTGCAGGACAAGGAAAGCGGCTTCGGGGCGGGCGCCGACGATTACCTCGTCAAGCCTTTTGTCTTTCGGGAGCTGCTGCTCCGCATTCGGGCACTCGCCCGTCGCAGCTCTTCTTACGCCGGGCAGCACGCCGTTTTACAAGTGGCCGACCTTGAAATGGATACCGATGCGCGCATAGTACGCCGGGCCGGACAGCGTATCGAACTCACCACCCGCGAGTATGCCTTGCTCGAATACCTGATGGTAAACCGCGGCAAAACGGTGAGTCGCGTTGACATTGCTGAGAAGGTCTGGGACTTGCACTTTGATACCAATACCAACGTCATTGACGTGTACGTCAACTACCTGCGCAAGAAAATTGACAAAAACTACGACCAAAAGCTCTTGCATACGGTGGTCGGGATGGGGTATTTACTGCAAGGCTGA
- a CDS encoding efflux RND transporter permease subunit, which translates to MIKAALAKPVAVIVALLGILVFAVLALGRIPVDIFPRLNLPTIYIAQPYGGMAPAQMEGFIATRYQNQMLYVSGIKDVEVKNIQGLCLVKCTFYEDANMAQAAGEVANQVSRVLNYLPPGSVPPTVVRFDASSLPVGQLVFSSRSASLGQMQDLASTRIRPLFSQIPGASAPSPFGGNERTIVIRVNPERMKSYELTPDQIVAAVVKNNQIAPAGSVGIGDYMIMTPSNAVMEKVSEFLDVPLRQGVGPTVFLRDLATVEDATDVPVGYALINGKRSVYIPVTKSAEASTMNVVNALKAKLPEMQSLLPDNIHLSYEFDQSVYVTQAVHSLVVEGGIGALLTGLVVLLFLGDFRSSIIVILTIPVSLLAAVLLLQLTGQTINIMTLSGLALAIGILVDQATVVIENIHQHLEMGKPKARAILDASKEVSFPLLLITISILAVFAPAFLMTGVPRGMFIPLSLSVGFSIIVSYLLSQTFVPVVANWWLKNHPHEPSLAHTSAEPSSDYDQPEKVSGFERVKRGYLRTLDGLLARRALVLTIYGVVCAALIGWGFTNIGQDMMPNITHAKQFQLRILAPQGMRIERTEQRTKEVIQLIEQIVGPKNVAITSAFVGMTPSSYGTSALYVFNAGPNEADLQVNLAEDYEVKSLDALKEQIRAAVREHLPDVKITFEPISLTDKIMSQGAQTPIEILVGGKDLGEGAQYAEKLVRQLKKVPSLRDVRVNQPLSYPTMQIQIDRERAAQFGLTPDQISRSLVAATSSSRFTAKNLWLDRSKGFAYQVQVQMEPQQMRSTADMQNIPLVPGQLRPTLADVATLRPATEPGEYDRIGPRRIVTVSANINQQDLGSATRAVQAAIDEVGAPPKGSVVEMRGLSKLLQETMSSLQTGLGLAVVVIFLLLAANYQSLKVAGVVLVTVPAVLVGALLLLLGTGQTLNLQSYMGLIMSVGVSVANAVLVVTNAEGLRLRYRDAVSAARAAGATRLRPILMTSIAMIFGMIPMASGLGESGEQTAPLGRAVIGGLLASTLAALFILPVAFAAVQRKTSFDSVSLDPDDPESSTYDGDELAALAEHNAEPVHA; encoded by the coding sequence ATGATTAAAGCTGCCTTAGCCAAACCCGTTGCTGTGATAGTGGCGCTGCTTGGCATCCTGGTATTCGCGGTATTGGCCCTAGGGCGCATTCCAGTAGATATCTTTCCCCGTCTTAATCTGCCGACGATCTACATCGCGCAGCCCTACGGCGGCATGGCGCCGGCCCAGATGGAGGGCTTCATTGCCACACGCTACCAAAACCAGATGCTCTACGTGTCGGGGATTAAAGACGTGGAAGTGAAGAACATCCAGGGGCTTTGCCTGGTGAAATGCACCTTCTACGAAGACGCCAATATGGCGCAAGCGGCTGGGGAGGTGGCCAACCAGGTAAGCCGGGTGCTGAACTACTTGCCGCCCGGCTCGGTGCCCCCCACCGTCGTGCGCTTCGATGCTTCCAGTTTGCCGGTCGGGCAGCTGGTGTTTAGCAGCCGCTCAGCCTCGCTCGGGCAAATGCAGGACCTAGCTTCGACCCGCATCCGACCACTGTTCTCGCAGATTCCGGGCGCGTCGGCGCCTTCGCCGTTTGGCGGCAACGAGCGCACCATCGTGATTCGGGTGAACCCCGAGCGCATGAAAAGCTATGAGCTGACGCCCGATCAGATTGTGGCAGCGGTAGTGAAGAATAACCAGATAGCGCCCGCCGGCTCGGTTGGCATCGGCGACTACATGATTATGACGCCCAGCAACGCCGTGATGGAAAAGGTGAGCGAATTCCTCGACGTTCCTTTGCGCCAGGGAGTGGGGCCTACCGTGTTCCTGCGCGACCTAGCTACCGTGGAAGACGCCACCGATGTGCCCGTGGGCTACGCTCTCATCAACGGCAAACGTTCGGTGTACATTCCGGTGACCAAGTCAGCCGAGGCCTCCACCATGAACGTGGTGAATGCGCTGAAAGCCAAGCTACCGGAAATGCAGTCGTTACTGCCCGACAACATTCACCTGAGCTACGAGTTTGATCAGTCGGTGTACGTGACCCAGGCCGTGCACAGCCTCGTGGTGGAAGGCGGTATCGGGGCGCTGCTCACGGGGCTGGTGGTGCTGCTGTTTCTGGGCGACTTCCGCAGCTCTATCATTGTGATTCTGACCATTCCGGTGTCGCTGCTCGCGGCTGTGCTCCTGCTACAGCTCACGGGGCAAACCATCAACATCATGACGCTAAGCGGCCTAGCACTGGCCATTGGCATTCTGGTCGATCAAGCCACGGTCGTCATTGAGAACATTCACCAGCACTTGGAAATGGGCAAGCCCAAGGCTAGGGCCATTCTGGATGCTTCCAAGGAGGTGTCGTTTCCGTTGTTGCTCATCACCATCAGCATTCTGGCCGTGTTCGCGCCGGCCTTCCTGATGACGGGCGTGCCACGGGGCATGTTCATTCCATTGTCGCTGTCGGTGGGCTTTTCCATCATTGTCTCTTACCTTCTGTCTCAAACCTTTGTGCCGGTGGTAGCCAACTGGTGGCTGAAAAATCATCCGCACGAACCTAGCTTGGCGCACACGTCGGCGGAACCTAGCTCCGACTACGATCAGCCCGAAAAAGTAAGCGGGTTTGAGCGCGTAAAGCGTGGTTACCTGCGTACGCTTGACGGCCTGCTAGCCCGGCGGGCGCTCGTCCTGACGATTTATGGCGTGGTATGCGCGGCCCTGATCGGGTGGGGCTTTACCAATATTGGCCAGGATATGATGCCGAATATTACGCACGCCAAGCAGTTTCAGCTCCGCATCCTAGCACCCCAGGGCATGCGCATCGAGCGCACCGAGCAACGCACCAAAGAGGTTATCCAGTTGATTGAGCAGATTGTGGGTCCCAAAAACGTGGCCATCACGTCGGCGTTCGTCGGTATGACGCCCTCTAGCTACGGCACCAGCGCCCTGTACGTGTTCAATGCCGGCCCCAACGAAGCCGACTTGCAGGTAAATCTGGCCGAAGACTACGAAGTGAAATCGTTGGACGCGCTGAAGGAGCAAATCCGCGCCGCCGTGCGCGAGCACCTGCCCGACGTGAAAATTACTTTTGAGCCGATCAGTCTCACTGACAAGATTATGAGCCAAGGCGCTCAGACGCCCATCGAGATTCTGGTGGGCGGCAAAGACCTAGGCGAAGGGGCGCAGTACGCCGAAAAGCTCGTGCGGCAGCTGAAAAAAGTGCCCTCGTTGCGCGATGTGCGCGTCAACCAGCCGCTGAGCTACCCGACCATGCAGATCCAGATTGACCGTGAGCGAGCCGCACAGTTTGGTCTCACCCCTGATCAGATTTCGCGGTCGTTGGTGGCGGCCACGTCGAGTAGCCGCTTCACGGCCAAAAACCTGTGGCTCGACCGCAGCAAGGGCTTTGCCTACCAAGTGCAAGTGCAGATGGAGCCCCAGCAAATGCGCTCAACGGCGGATATGCAGAACATTCCGCTGGTGCCCGGCCAACTGCGCCCGACCCTGGCCGACGTAGCTACCCTGCGCCCCGCCACCGAGCCCGGCGAGTACGACCGCATCGGTCCGCGCCGCATCGTAACGGTGTCGGCCAACATCAACCAGCAGGACCTAGGCTCGGCCACCCGCGCCGTGCAGGCCGCCATCGATGAAGTGGGCGCGCCGCCCAAAGGTTCGGTGGTGGAGATGCGCGGCCTCTCAAAGCTGCTGCAAGAAACCATGAGCAGCTTGCAAACGGGCCTAGGTCTGGCCGTGGTAGTGATTTTCTTGCTGCTGGCTGCCAACTACCAGTCCCTTAAAGTGGCTGGCGTAGTGCTCGTGACGGTGCCGGCGGTGCTGGTGGGCGCGCTGTTGCTGCTGCTCGGCACAGGGCAGACGCTGAACCTGCAATCGTATATGGGCCTGATTATGTCGGTGGGCGTGTCGGTGGCCAATGCGGTGCTGGTCGTAACGAATGCCGAGGGCTTGCGCCTGCGCTACCGCGACGCTGTGTCGGCGGCGCGAGCAGCCGGGGCGACGCGTCTGCGGCCCATCCTGATGACTTCTATTGCCATGATTTTCGGCATGATTCCAATGGCTTCGGGCCTAGGTGAATCGGGCGAGCAAACAGCGCCGCTGGGCCGGGCCGTTATCGGCGGCCTGCTTGCCTCAACGCTGGCGGCGCTGTTTATCCTGCCCGTGGCGTTTGCCGCCGTGCAGCGCAAAACCTCCTTCGATTCCGTTTCGCTCGACCCCGATGACCCCGAGAGCAGCACTTACGATGGCGACGAATTGGCTGCACTAGCCGAGCACAACGCCGAGCCCGTGCACGCCTAG
- a CDS encoding HAMP domain-containing sensor histidine kinase encodes MMARLQIKHKLLLWFSSLVGLILLAFSTYVYLNYVDYRHDSFVRRLTRKAKVAPEAFYESGMSPVLASLPEQAEYLYAPDNTPLYASLHGQDFQATPEMLAHARREKEHAFAFRSSGHRFPKDGVAVVYHMPNKPGDYVSIVTAYDNAGYSRQHDLLRSLLYGNLMAVVLVGGLGLLFASRALAPLNFLIRQLRAPGAQTRDFRLRALNSHDEVGVLAAAFNDLLARQEALSESQQAFIAQASHELRTPLTTIKGWLETSLDYDSDVASLKEGISQAAQELDKLTALTNGLLHLARLGGFSGPLERQPLELMDVLLDVIDTVQRQHPGQRLSLAVSEGVERQLTAPVVLGNAHLLRTALVNLVDNACKYSAGQPVALCLEMNTDEGVRLRIEDRGIGIASADIERIFQPLIRGSNVQNINGFGIGLTLAGQILQLHQAQLRLHPRAGGGTVAEVDLPLVKSV; translated from the coding sequence ATGATGGCGCGGCTCCAGATTAAGCACAAGCTACTGCTGTGGTTTAGTAGTCTGGTGGGCCTGATCTTGCTGGCGTTCTCCACCTATGTGTACCTGAACTATGTCGACTATCGGCATGACTCCTTTGTCAGGCGCCTGACGCGCAAAGCGAAGGTCGCGCCCGAGGCATTCTACGAATCGGGGATGAGCCCAGTGCTCGCTTCCTTGCCCGAGCAAGCCGAATACCTTTACGCGCCCGATAACACGCCGCTTTACGCCAGCCTGCACGGCCAAGACTTTCAGGCGACTCCCGAAATGCTAGCCCACGCTCGCCGGGAGAAAGAGCACGCATTTGCTTTCAGAAGCTCCGGCCACCGCTTCCCCAAAGATGGCGTAGCAGTGGTGTACCACATGCCCAACAAGCCTGGTGATTACGTGAGCATTGTAACTGCCTACGACAACGCGGGCTATTCGCGCCAGCACGACTTGCTCCGTTCGCTGCTCTACGGCAACCTGATGGCAGTGGTATTGGTTGGGGGGCTAGGTCTGCTGTTTGCCAGCCGTGCCCTCGCCCCGCTCAATTTTCTCATTCGCCAGCTGCGCGCCCCCGGTGCCCAAACGCGCGACTTCCGGCTGCGCGCCCTCAACAGCCACGACGAAGTGGGGGTGCTAGCTGCTGCCTTCAACGACTTGCTGGCCCGCCAAGAGGCGCTGTCGGAAAGTCAGCAGGCCTTTATTGCCCAGGCTTCGCACGAGTTGCGCACGCCCCTCACCACCATCAAAGGCTGGTTGGAAACGTCCCTCGACTACGATTCGGACGTGGCTAGCCTGAAGGAAGGCATCAGCCAAGCCGCGCAGGAGCTCGATAAACTCACTGCGCTGACGAACGGGCTACTGCACCTAGCGCGCCTGGGCGGGTTCAGTGGCCCCTTGGAGCGCCAGCCTTTGGAGCTGATGGATGTGCTGCTGGATGTAATTGATACGGTGCAGCGCCAGCACCCCGGGCAGCGCCTTTCGTTGGCGGTGAGTGAAGGCGTGGAGCGCCAACTCACGGCGCCGGTTGTGCTCGGCAACGCCCATCTGTTGCGCACGGCCCTAGTAAACCTGGTTGATAATGCCTGCAAGTACTCCGCGGGGCAGCCCGTTGCACTGTGCTTGGAAATGAACACCGACGAAGGCGTGCGCCTGCGCATCGAAGACCGCGGCATCGGCATTGCCTCCGCCGATATAGAGCGCATCTTTCAGCCCCTGATTCGTGGTAGCAACGTGCAAAACATCAATGGCTTCGGGATCGGCCTGACGCTGGCCGGCCAGATCTTACAACTACACCAAGCGCAGCTGCGCTTACATCCCCGCGCCGGTGGCGGCACCGTAGCGGAAGTAGATCTGCCCCTTGTGAAGAGTGTATAG
- a CDS encoding efflux RND transporter periplasmic adaptor subunit — MNITRHFLQSTLGACLLTGLGLLTGCNNDPTKEVVTEEPAKDMPYDAVQVTGAQPTQSLSLPGELDSYYQTDIYPRVSSYIKRLHADIGDPVRPGQLLAELEAPELTSALSEALSQLKASQASYSSSRAAYHRLLVTSRTAGAVSPLNLEQAHAKALSDSLMVAAGRAHYQSANQMASYLRITAPFAGVVTERNLAPGAFVGPGGQTALPIFKIRQLSRLRLRLAVPEAYVGSIHLHDSVGFMVRTFPGETFTGVINRLANSVRPETRSEQIEIDVPNPKNRLRPGMFATATLPVNIAKSSLFVPRSAVVSTAERTYVIRITKGRAELVDVQKGDETAGQIQVFGTLKIGDVVLKAGNEEITNHEPLQVELASR, encoded by the coding sequence ATGAATATCACTCGTCATTTCTTGCAAAGCACCCTTGGAGCCTGTCTGCTCACGGGCCTGGGGCTACTCACCGGCTGCAACAACGACCCTACCAAGGAGGTCGTCACGGAGGAGCCGGCCAAAGACATGCCTTACGATGCGGTACAGGTCACAGGCGCACAGCCGACCCAGTCGCTCAGCTTGCCCGGCGAGCTAGATAGCTACTACCAAACCGACATCTATCCGCGCGTGAGCAGCTACATCAAGCGCCTCCACGCGGATATCGGCGACCCGGTGCGGCCGGGGCAGTTGCTCGCCGAGCTGGAAGCGCCGGAGCTTACGTCGGCCCTGAGCGAGGCCTTGTCGCAACTGAAAGCGTCGCAGGCTAGCTACAGCTCTAGCCGGGCCGCCTACCACCGCTTGCTGGTCACGAGCCGCACGGCCGGAGCCGTATCGCCCCTGAACCTCGAGCAGGCACACGCCAAAGCCTTGTCCGACAGCCTGATGGTAGCGGCCGGCCGGGCGCACTACCAATCCGCTAACCAGATGGCGAGCTACTTGCGCATCACGGCCCCATTCGCGGGCGTCGTGACGGAGCGTAACCTAGCGCCGGGTGCTTTCGTGGGGCCGGGCGGCCAAACGGCGTTGCCCATCTTCAAGATTCGGCAGCTCAGCCGCCTGCGCCTACGCTTGGCTGTGCCGGAAGCCTACGTAGGCAGCATCCATCTGCACGATTCGGTGGGCTTTATGGTACGCACGTTTCCGGGCGAGACCTTCACCGGCGTCATCAACCGCTTGGCAAACAGCGTACGACCCGAAACCCGCTCCGAGCAGATCGAAATCGACGTGCCGAACCCCAAGAACCGGCTGCGACCGGGCATGTTTGCTACGGCCACGTTGCCCGTGAATATTGCCAAGAGCAGCCTGTTTGTGCCCCGTTCGGCCGTGGTCAGCACCGCCGAGCGAACTTATGTCATTCGGATAACAAAGGGCCGCGCCGAGCTGGTTGACGTGCAAAAAGGCGACGAAACCGCCGGCCAAATTCAGGTATTCGGTACGTTGAAAATAGGCGATGTAGTGCTAAAAGCTGGCAACGAGGAAATCACCAACCACGAGCCCTTACAGGTAGAGCTAGCGAGTCGATAA